A window of the Lactuca sativa cultivar Salinas chromosome 5, Lsat_Salinas_v11, whole genome shotgun sequence genome harbors these coding sequences:
- the LOC111908663 gene encoding xyloglucan 6-xylosyltransferase 2: MLDRIFGTRRTRQFQRIFRNGKITLFCLVLTIVVLRGNLGAGKFGTPEQDFKEIRETFYHVRGKRAEPRRVLEELQTTTDQTTTASSTNNYAEFDINKLFVDEEDDVKKNPNEPYSIGPKISDWDEQRGEWLKQNPNFPNFLNANKPRVLLVTGSSPKPCENPVGDHYLLKSIKNKIDYCRVHGIEIFYNMALLDAEMAGFWAKLPLIRKLLLSHPEVEFLWWMDSDAMFTDMAFEVPWERYKDKNLVLHGWNEMVYDQKNWIGLNTGSFLLRNCQWSLDLIDVWAPMGPKGKIREEAGKILTRELKDRPVFEADDQSAMVWLLASQKEKWANKVYLENHYYLHGYWGILVDRYEEMIASYHPGLGDHRWPLVTHFVGCKPCGKFGDYPVERCLKQMDRAFNFGDNQILQMYGFTHKSLASRRVKRTRNDTSNPLEVKDELGLLHPAYKAIKVSSSS, encoded by the coding sequence ATGCTGGATCGGATTTTCGGGACTCGCCGGACGCGTCAATTCCAGCGGATTTTCCGTAACGGCAAGATCACgcttttctgcttggtcctaacCATCGTCGTCCTGCGTGGCAACCTCGGTGCCGGAAAGTTTGGCACGCCGGAGCAGGATTTTAAGGAGATCCGGGAAACGTTCTATCATGTACGGGGCAAGCGCGCCGAGCCCCGCCGCGTCCTCGAAGAATTACAGACAACCACTGACCAGACGACAACGGCGTCGTCGACCAATAATTACGCGGAATTCGACATCAATAAGTTGTTTGTTGATGAAGAAGACGATGTGAAGAAGAATCCAAACGAACCCTACAGCATAGGGCCCAAGATCTCAGATTGGGACGAACAAAGAGGTGAATGGCTgaaacaaaaccctaatttccctaaTTTTCTCAACGCTAATAAACCTAGGGTTTTGCTTGTAACCgggtcttcaccaaagccctgtGAGAATCCAGTTGGTGATCATTATCTTCTGAAATCGATCAAAAACAAGATAGATTACTGTAGGGTACACGGGATCGAAATCTTCTACAACATGGCTTTACTCGATGCTGAAATGGCTGGTTTCTGGGCGAAACTCCCATTGATCAGAAAGCTTCTACTGAGCCACCCTGAAGTTGAGTTCTTATGGTGGATGGACAGTGACGCCATGTTTACAGACATGGCATTCGAGGTTCCATGGGAGAGATACAAAGACAAAAACCTGGTTCTCCATGGCTGGAATGAAATGGTGTATGATCAAAAGAACTGGATCGGATTAAACACAGGTAGCTTTCTACTCAGAAACTGTcaatggtctttggatttaatcgaTGTTTGGGCTCCCATGGGTCCGAAGGGGAAAATCAGAGAAGAAGCTGGAAAGATTTTGACCCGTGAACTCAAAGATCGACCCGTTTTCGAAGCAGATGATCAATCTGCTATGGTGTGGCTATTGGCTTCACAGAAGGAAAAATGGGCGAATAAAGTTTATCTAGAAAATCATTATTATCTTCATGGGTATTGGGGGATTTTGGTCGATAGATATGAGGAAATGATTGCAAGTTATCATCCAGGTTTAGGTGATCATAGGTGGCCTCTTGTTACTCATTTTGTGGGGTGTAAACCTTGTGGGAAATTCGGTGATTACCCTGTTGAAAGATGTTTGAAACAAATGGATCGAGCTTTTAATTTTGGGGATAATCAGATTCTACAAATGTATGGATTCACTCACAAATCACTTGCTAGTAGGAGGGTGAAAAGAACAagaaatgatacgagtaatcctCTTGAAGTGAAAGATGAACTTGGTTTGTTACACCCTGCGTATAAAGCTATTAaggtatcatcatcatcataa